A stretch of the Longimicrobium sp. genome encodes the following:
- a CDS encoding DUF4238 domain-containing protein: MQITEHSHFVPRRYLARWSTDGIHVWEHKFAVPHENYPVWRRAPLREACARRNLYEAHLEGFERDHFEKWFNLEIETPAYAALDRLEAGAGLCGNDTEALVRFAVAQDLRTPKDWNRYDAWQTHVLPSVMERIVEKTVRKFKPGLPYEREREPLPTDERRYVETSLTPTPDGVLVEMSVSVGSTAWVQRTKRMVRELTPKAVHSRWHIIRPHPGRSWPTCDHPLVRFEERQGFAIHGTGWLRKNTEIFLPLSPQLALYTKVGSKAPVPGVMNVLRTHFFVRLIVGHTDRSVFSNYPNYKWVEWEKRRYVNRERFNAYR; encoded by the coding sequence ACGTCGGTATCTCGCCCGCTGGTCCACCGACGGGATTCACGTGTGGGAGCATAAATTCGCCGTCCCACACGAGAACTACCCTGTGTGGCGGCGTGCGCCGCTCCGAGAAGCGTGCGCACGTCGGAACCTCTATGAAGCGCATCTTGAAGGGTTCGAGCGGGACCACTTCGAGAAATGGTTCAATCTGGAGATTGAGACTCCCGCCTACGCCGCCTTGGACCGGCTCGAAGCTGGTGCGGGATTGTGCGGCAATGACACGGAGGCGCTGGTGCGGTTCGCCGTTGCCCAAGACCTCCGTACCCCGAAAGATTGGAACCGCTACGACGCGTGGCAGACACACGTGCTTCCGTCAGTAATGGAGCGGATCGTAGAAAAGACCGTGCGGAAATTCAAGCCGGGACTGCCATATGAGCGGGAGCGGGAGCCGCTGCCGACAGATGAGCGGCGGTACGTCGAAACGTCCCTAACGCCAACTCCCGACGGCGTGCTTGTCGAGATGTCCGTCTCGGTCGGAAGTACGGCTTGGGTTCAGCGCACAAAACGTATGGTGCGCGAGTTGACGCCCAAGGCGGTACACTCCCGGTGGCACATTATCCGACCGCATCCCGGCCGCTCATGGCCAACTTGCGATCACCCGCTGGTCCGCTTCGAGGAACGCCAAGGATTTGCGATTCATGGTACCGGCTGGTTGCGTAAGAACACGGAAATTTTCCTTCCATTGAGCCCGCAACTCGCATTGTACACAAAGGTGGGATCAAAAGCCCCCGTGCCCGGAGTCATGAATGTTCTACGAACGCATTTCTTCGTCCGGCTGATTGTCGGTCACACGGACCGCAGCGTCTTTTCCAACTACCCGAACTACAAGTGGGTTGAATGGGAGAAGCGACGGTACGTAAACCGCGAAAGGTTCAACGCCTACCGCTGA
- a CDS encoding helix-turn-helix domain-containing protein, translating into MLKIPEVAERLSIGLRTAYRLVAGGELRAVRVGSRGLRVADAELERFIAAGGAGALAAHTNGETDGR; encoded by the coding sequence GTGCTGAAGATTCCAGAAGTGGCCGAGCGGCTAAGCATCGGACTGCGCACGGCCTACCGGCTGGTCGCGGGCGGTGAGCTGCGGGCGGTCCGCGTGGGCTCACGTGGGCTGCGGGTTGCAGATGCCGAGCTGGAACGATTCATCGCTGCCGGCGGGGCGGGAGCCTTGGCGGCACACACGAACGGAGAAACCGATGGCCGCTGA
- a CDS encoding DUF2513 domain-containing protein has product MKRDFELVRLILLRAEAAPDFSVTSSAFEGYDEPTVARHFALLEEAGFIDANLARYEGRGALQGTVERLTWAGHEFLDTTRNETVWNRTKELVKEKSGSASFEVFKALATQVSLGLFGLK; this is encoded by the coding sequence ATGAAACGTGACTTCGAACTAGTCCGGCTTATCCTGCTGCGCGCAGAGGCCGCACCAGACTTCAGCGTTACCTCTTCTGCTTTCGAAGGGTACGACGAACCGACGGTGGCTCGTCACTTCGCGCTGTTGGAGGAAGCCGGCTTCATTGACGCGAACCTCGCGCGATACGAGGGGCGCGGAGCACTGCAAGGAACGGTTGAGCGGCTGACGTGGGCGGGACATGAATTTCTCGACACTACCCGAAACGAGACGGTCTGGAACCGGACGAAAGAACTTGTGAAGGAGAAAAGCGGGTCCGCGTCGTTCGAGGTGTTCAAGGCGCTCGCCACCCAAGTCTCGTTAGGCCTGTTCGGGCTGAAATAG